A genomic segment from Lignipirellula cremea encodes:
- a CDS encoding alpha-E domain-containing protein has translation MLSRVADSVFWMSAYVERAENVARYIDVNYNLTLGYDESLSEQWSPLIFTTGDHELFNKHYPEPSRANVLRFLAFDKENPNSILNCVASARENARTIREIISSVMWEEINKLYFMVKSAAQLPSGIEQPYEFCNRVKLASHLIEGATFSTMSHGEAWNFAHMGRLLERADKTSRIVDVQYYILLPEKHDVGSTLDIVRWSALLKSASALEMYRRVQGTITPAKVADFLILDRYFPRSVRFCLIHVQDSMRAITGSPPGAFCNRAEQRMGRLRSEFDYTSAKDIIDRGLHEFIDDFQLQLNRVGSAIQEDFFTSPTLTTPPPASQWQTQKSQFQSQR, from the coding sequence ATGTTAAGTCGCGTCGCCGATTCGGTGTTCTGGATGAGTGCGTACGTGGAACGCGCCGAGAACGTCGCCCGGTATATCGATGTCAATTACAACCTGACGCTGGGCTACGATGAATCTTTGTCGGAGCAGTGGTCGCCCCTGATTTTTACCACCGGCGACCATGAACTGTTCAACAAGCATTACCCGGAGCCGTCCCGCGCCAATGTGTTACGGTTCCTGGCGTTCGATAAGGAAAACCCCAACTCAATCCTGAACTGCGTGGCCAGCGCCCGGGAGAACGCCCGCACCATCCGCGAGATCATTTCCTCGGTGATGTGGGAAGAGATCAACAAACTGTATTTCATGGTCAAGTCGGCGGCCCAGCTGCCCAGCGGCATCGAACAGCCGTATGAGTTTTGCAACCGGGTAAAACTGGCCAGTCACCTGATCGAAGGCGCCACTTTTTCGACCATGTCGCATGGCGAAGCCTGGAACTTCGCCCACATGGGCCGCCTGCTGGAACGGGCCGATAAAACGTCGCGCATTGTCGATGTGCAGTACTACATTCTGCTGCCGGAAAAACACGATGTCGGCTCGACGCTGGATATCGTCCGCTGGTCAGCGCTCTTGAAATCCGCCAGCGCCCTGGAGATGTATCGCCGCGTTCAGGGAACGATCACGCCGGCCAAGGTGGCCGACTTTTTGATCCTGGATCGATACTTTCCGCGTTCGGTTCGCTTCTGCCTGATCCACGTGCAGGACTCCATGCGCGCGATTACCGGCAGCCCGCCGGGAGCGTTCTGCAACCGGGCCGAGCAACGTATGGGACGGCTGCGTTCCGAATTTGACTATACGAGCGCGAAGGATATCATCGATCGCGGCCTGCATGAGTTTATTGACGACTTCCAGCTGCAGCTGAACCGGGTGGGGTCCGCCATTCAGGAGGACTTTTTCACGTCCCCTACATTGACGACGCCTCCGCCCGCCAGCCAATGGCAGACGCAAAAATCGCAATTTCAAAGCCAGCGCTAG
- a CDS encoding AAA family ATPase: MSQESSGDRIPEGDAIHKLNDARVKISEQLSQVIVGQADVIEELLISLFSRGHCLLEGVPGLAKTLLISTLARTLNLSFSRIQFTPDLMPADITGTEIIEENRSTGARERRFLEGPLFSHIVLADEINRTPPKTQAALLEAMQERQVTVGRVRHPLSDPFFVLATQNPIEQDGTYPLPEAQQDRFMFKVFVTYPNFNEEFEVARRTTAVQFDDVKPVLTGEEILELQRIVREVPVTDHVIRYALSLVRQTRVGSPGTPDFVQELLSWGAGPRAVQFLILGGKARALLYGRTHVSTEDIQALAKPVLRHRVVVNFAAESDGVTTDDVIQRLIDVTPSKEDELTSDARFQKIFAS; the protein is encoded by the coding sequence ATGTCGCAAGAAAGCTCCGGTGATCGTATCCCCGAAGGCGATGCGATTCACAAGCTTAATGACGCCCGCGTGAAGATATCTGAGCAGTTATCGCAGGTGATCGTCGGCCAGGCCGACGTGATCGAAGAACTGCTGATCTCGCTGTTCAGTCGCGGTCACTGCCTGCTGGAAGGGGTGCCGGGACTGGCGAAAACGCTGTTGATCAGCACGCTGGCCCGGACTTTGAACCTGTCGTTCAGCCGCATCCAGTTCACGCCCGACCTGATGCCGGCGGATATCACCGGTACGGAAATTATCGAAGAAAACCGCAGCACGGGGGCTCGCGAGCGGCGTTTCCTGGAAGGGCCGCTGTTCTCGCACATTGTGCTGGCGGACGAAATCAACCGTACGCCTCCCAAAACTCAGGCCGCCTTGCTGGAAGCGATGCAAGAGCGGCAGGTCACGGTGGGCCGCGTGCGGCATCCGCTGTCGGACCCGTTCTTTGTGCTGGCGACGCAGAACCCGATCGAGCAGGACGGCACCTATCCGCTGCCGGAAGCCCAGCAGGATCGGTTCATGTTCAAGGTGTTTGTCACGTATCCGAACTTCAATGAAGAGTTCGAAGTGGCTCGCCGCACCACGGCCGTGCAGTTCGACGATGTGAAGCCTGTGCTGACCGGCGAAGAGATCCTGGAACTGCAGCGGATTGTCCGCGAAGTGCCGGTGACCGACCATGTGATCCGCTACGCCCTGTCGCTGGTGCGCCAGACTCGCGTCGGTTCGCCCGGTACGCCTGACTTTGTGCAGGAGCTGCTCTCCTGGGGGGCCGGTCCGCGTGCGGTGCAGTTCCTGATCCTGGGCGGCAAAGCCCGCGCATTGCTGTACGGCCGCACCCATGTTTCGACAGAAGATATCCAGGCGCTTGCCAAGCCAGTGCTGCGGCATCGCGTGGTTGTTAATTTCGCCGCGGAAAGCGACGGAGTTACGACCGACGACGTGATTCAACGGTTGATCGATGTTACGCCCAGCAAAGAAGACGAGTTGACCAGCGATGCCCGATTCCAAAAGATTTTTGCATCCTGA
- a CDS encoding DUF58 domain-containing protein: protein MPDSKRFLHPEAIKRISRLDLRARHIVEGFLSGMHRSPYFGQSVEFLQHREYAVGDDLRHVDWQVWARQDRLYIKQFEEETNLRCNLLVDVSNSMRYGEGHLTKYEYACTIAASLAFLVLKQQDAVGCLTFDDKVRARVPTRSKKNHIFSVLESLNVNTPSDKTDLFAILNGAVETFPRRGMMVIISDLLTDPEPFIKGLRLLRQRGHDVMMFHVMDDDELEFPFSGPTRFEGLESSEHLNCNPRSLREGYLKALEEHLAKVRRGCAQNTVDYSLIRTSDPLDAVLATYLSNRLGMHHRN from the coding sequence ATGCCCGATTCCAAAAGATTTTTGCATCCTGAGGCGATCAAACGTATCTCCCGCCTTGATTTGCGGGCGCGTCATATCGTCGAAGGTTTCCTGTCGGGCATGCACCGCAGCCCTTACTTTGGCCAGTCGGTCGAGTTTCTGCAGCACCGCGAATATGCGGTGGGCGATGACTTGCGACACGTCGACTGGCAAGTCTGGGCCCGTCAGGATCGTTTATATATCAAGCAGTTCGAAGAGGAGACTAACCTCCGCTGTAACCTGCTGGTCGATGTTTCGAACAGCATGCGTTACGGCGAAGGGCATCTCACCAAGTACGAATATGCTTGCACGATTGCGGCCAGCCTGGCGTTCCTGGTGCTGAAACAGCAGGACGCCGTGGGCTGCTTGACTTTCGACGACAAGGTGCGGGCTCGCGTGCCGACGCGGAGCAAGAAGAATCATATCTTCTCCGTGCTGGAATCGCTCAACGTCAATACGCCGTCGGACAAAACCGATCTGTTCGCCATCCTGAACGGGGCGGTGGAAACGTTCCCCCGCCGCGGCATGATGGTGATCATTTCCGACCTGCTGACCGACCCGGAGCCCTTTATCAAAGGGTTGCGACTGTTGCGCCAGCGCGGCCACGATGTGATGATGTTTCACGTCATGGACGATGACGAACTGGAGTTCCCGTTCTCTGGCCCGACCCGGTTCGAGGGGCTGGAAAGCAGCGAGCATCTCAATTGTAATCCCCGCTCGTTACGCGAGGGGTATCTCAAAGCGCTCGAAGAACACCTGGCCAAGGTGCGCCGCGGTTGCGCCCAGAATACGGTCGACTACTCGTTGATTCGCACCAGCGATCCGCTTGATGCGGTGCTGGCGACGTATCTGTCGAATCGCCTGGGGATGCATCACCGGAATTAG
- a CDS encoding BatA domain-containing protein, with protein MSFIFPAIAISGALMMLGPLLIHLINMMRHRRVKWAAMDFLLQSYKKHRNYVWLKQLLLLLARMAAMLLLGLLLAGMGCHSQISRWLEGNVTHHYVLIDDSYSMNDNSGSGQTAFDRALRAVEQIGNRAATLEGRHEITVLRYSRAGGGKSNSPDGDEEDVDKDKKAAPAEALPGTADTNKNLVAQAFRMADVAGEIVDEEFQVFWEDRSQGMTPTELSVGPLGVLQVVRAVIGESGDQQNVVYLVSDFRRQDWDNASEARSVLGEMHESGAQVELISCVEAERPNLAITALKPEERTQAAGVPLFMTIEVKNYGKELARNVQLTVRTSFYNRSDEVDGDPQAIAADPDDLPVVLIPEIKAGEKVTRRVQVYFPAAGRHVVEAFLPPDACPTDDRRFCVIDFPDGVPVLLIDGDVNQENAYFANSIFNPSFLQDDLKDQDARARSGVKPQVETAAFLRDATLESLERFRVIYLLDVPRLDASAVTVLEEYVKRGGGLGVFAGPNMNLSWYTTNFYRDGEGAFPLPLSRDAGLLADPTVDVPDIDVTSHPIFESFNTERNALARISSIERYLQPPAEWVSGEDSSVRVLASLRNGDPLAVERRFGDGRVTAFLTTMSPLWNNMARRYTLPIILFNMQSYLESSAQGKEDRVVGSPLNLQVESARFTKDVDFVAPSVDGSRMVIEKMGIRPEENSPLMNSSLGGRENDGQRSGETDRSGVYEAWLFALDGPPEVRRYALNVDTDEGDLAISDSKQLLEYLDAAKPSMVQWDEFIEDPEKQAGANVSLAVLGILIALLLGEQALAYSASYHPTRGGVR; from the coding sequence ATGTCTTTTATTTTTCCAGCCATCGCCATCTCCGGCGCCCTGATGATGCTGGGCCCGTTGTTGATTCACCTGATCAATATGATGCGGCATCGCCGCGTCAAATGGGCGGCGATGGATTTCCTGCTGCAGAGCTATAAAAAGCACCGCAACTATGTGTGGCTCAAGCAGTTGTTGCTGCTGCTGGCCCGCATGGCGGCCATGCTGCTGCTGGGGCTGTTGCTGGCCGGCATGGGTTGCCATTCGCAAATCAGCCGCTGGCTGGAAGGCAATGTCACCCACCATTACGTGCTGATCGATGACAGCTATTCCATGAACGACAATTCCGGTTCCGGCCAGACCGCTTTTGACCGCGCGCTCAGGGCGGTGGAGCAGATCGGCAACCGGGCCGCCACGCTGGAAGGCCGGCACGAAATCACCGTGCTGCGCTACAGCCGCGCCGGCGGCGGCAAATCGAACAGCCCCGACGGCGACGAAGAAGATGTAGACAAAGATAAAAAAGCAGCTCCCGCCGAAGCTCTGCCGGGCACGGCCGATACGAACAAAAACCTGGTCGCTCAGGCCTTTCGCATGGCCGATGTGGCCGGCGAAATCGTCGACGAAGAATTCCAGGTGTTCTGGGAGGATCGCTCCCAGGGCATGACGCCGACGGAGCTTTCTGTCGGCCCGCTGGGAGTGCTGCAGGTGGTCCGGGCCGTAATTGGCGAATCAGGCGATCAGCAGAATGTGGTTTACCTGGTTTCCGACTTCCGCCGCCAGGACTGGGACAACGCCTCTGAGGCCCGCTCGGTGCTCGGCGAAATGCATGAATCGGGCGCCCAGGTGGAGCTGATCTCCTGCGTCGAAGCAGAGCGGCCCAACCTGGCGATCACAGCCCTCAAACCGGAAGAGCGGACCCAGGCCGCCGGCGTGCCGCTGTTCATGACGATCGAGGTGAAGAACTACGGCAAGGAGCTGGCGCGAAACGTCCAGCTGACCGTCCGCACCTCGTTCTACAATCGCAGCGACGAAGTCGACGGGGACCCGCAGGCCATTGCCGCTGATCCCGACGATCTGCCGGTGGTGCTGATCCCGGAAATCAAAGCGGGCGAGAAGGTTACCCGCCGCGTACAGGTTTACTTTCCCGCCGCGGGTCGGCATGTGGTCGAAGCCTTTTTGCCGCCGGACGCCTGCCCTACCGATGATCGCCGCTTCTGCGTGATCGACTTCCCCGACGGGGTGCCGGTGCTGTTGATCGACGGCGATGTCAACCAGGAAAACGCCTACTTCGCCAACTCAATCTTTAACCCAAGCTTCCTGCAGGACGACCTGAAAGACCAGGATGCGAGGGCTCGTTCCGGCGTCAAACCGCAAGTGGAAACGGCCGCCTTCTTACGCGACGCCACGCTGGAATCGCTGGAGCGGTTCCGGGTGATCTACCTGCTTGACGTGCCCCGTCTGGACGCCAGTGCGGTGACGGTGCTGGAAGAGTACGTGAAGCGGGGCGGCGGCCTCGGCGTGTTCGCCGGGCCCAATATGAACCTGTCCTGGTACACCACCAACTTCTACCGCGACGGCGAAGGCGCCTTCCCGCTGCCGCTGTCCCGCGATGCAGGCCTGCTGGCCGATCCGACCGTCGACGTCCCTGATATCGATGTCACCTCGCATCCTATCTTTGAAAGCTTCAACACCGAACGGAACGCCCTGGCGCGGATTTCCAGCATCGAGCGTTATCTGCAGCCGCCGGCCGAGTGGGTGTCGGGCGAAGACTCCTCGGTGCGGGTTTTGGCTTCCTTGCGGAACGGCGATCCACTGGCGGTGGAACGCCGCTTCGGGGACGGCCGGGTGACGGCCTTTCTGACGACCATGTCCCCGCTGTGGAACAACATGGCCCGGCGCTACACGCTGCCGATCATTCTGTTCAACATGCAGTCGTATCTGGAATCATCCGCCCAGGGGAAGGAAGACCGCGTGGTGGGCTCCCCCTTGAACCTGCAGGTGGAGTCGGCCCGCTTCACCAAGGATGTGGACTTTGTCGCCCCCAGCGTCGATGGTTCGCGGATGGTGATCGAGAAGATGGGGATCCGGCCGGAAGAGAACTCGCCCCTGATGAATTCCTCGCTGGGCGGTCGCGAAAACGACGGCCAGCGATCGGGCGAAACAGACCGCTCCGGCGTGTACGAGGCCTGGCTGTTCGCCCTGGACGGCCCGCCCGAGGTTCGCCGTTACGCCTTGAATGTCGACACCGACGAAGGCGACCTGGCGATTAGCGATTCCAAGCAGCTGCTGGAATACCTGGATGCGGCCAAGCCGTCGATGGTCCAGTGGGATGAATTTATTGAAGATCCGGAAAAACAAGCTGGCGCCAACGTCAGCCTGGCAGTGCTCGGCATTTTGATTGCCTTGCTGCTGGGCGAACAGGCCCTGGCCTACTCTGCCAGCTACCACCCGACGAGAGGAGGCGTCCGTTGA
- a CDS encoding 6-phosphofructokinase encodes MNARSAPTPTHRRIGVLTAGGDCPGLNAVIRGVVKSANQLGYDVVGFLKGYEGLVDPVRYLTLNHKSTTGILNQGGTILGSTNKGRFAATVGVDDRLEIDPELLEGVQTTVEQLDLAGLVCIGGDGSLAVAQQFHEFGIPVVGVPKTIDNDLSATAFTFGFHSAVACATDALDRLHTTAASHDRVMVLEVMGRHAGWIALYSAIAGGGDVILIPEIPWTFEHVCQQILERDNMGKKFTLVVVAEGAELPDGGLVTREAEQAGRQTRLGGVGTYVADEIERRLQRETRVVVLGHLQRGGPPTTFDRVLATQFGAHAVRLIVEKRFGEMVCYHPPAINSVPIIEAVNELSRVCPDASAVQAARALGISFGDSHTSNSPFAVRPAGDKPKLMNL; translated from the coding sequence ATGAACGCTCGCTCCGCTCCCACCCCAACCCATCGCCGTATTGGCGTGCTTACCGCCGGAGGCGACTGCCCTGGGTTAAACGCCGTGATCCGGGGCGTTGTAAAAAGCGCCAACCAGTTGGGTTACGATGTTGTCGGCTTTCTCAAGGGCTACGAAGGTCTTGTCGATCCGGTGCGTTATCTCACGCTCAACCATAAAAGCACCACCGGCATTTTGAACCAGGGCGGCACCATCCTGGGCTCGACCAATAAAGGCCGCTTCGCCGCCACCGTTGGGGTCGACGATCGGCTGGAAATCGATCCGGAACTCCTCGAAGGCGTGCAAACAACTGTGGAGCAGTTGGATCTGGCGGGACTGGTTTGCATCGGTGGAGACGGCTCTCTGGCGGTCGCGCAACAATTCCACGAGTTTGGCATTCCGGTCGTCGGCGTACCGAAAACGATCGACAACGATCTTTCCGCCACCGCGTTTACCTTTGGTTTCCATAGCGCCGTCGCCTGCGCCACCGACGCGCTGGACCGCCTGCATACGACGGCCGCCAGCCATGACCGGGTGATGGTGCTGGAAGTCATGGGACGCCACGCCGGCTGGATCGCGCTCTATTCGGCCATTGCCGGCGGCGGCGATGTGATCCTGATTCCGGAAATTCCGTGGACGTTTGAGCACGTGTGCCAGCAAATTCTGGAACGCGACAACATGGGGAAAAAGTTCACGCTGGTGGTCGTCGCCGAAGGGGCCGAACTGCCCGACGGCGGCCTCGTCACCCGCGAAGCAGAACAAGCCGGACGCCAGACACGCCTGGGCGGCGTGGGAACCTATGTGGCCGATGAGATCGAACGGCGCCTGCAGCGGGAAACCCGCGTGGTGGTGCTGGGCCACCTGCAGCGAGGCGGGCCGCCCACCACGTTCGATCGGGTGCTGGCGACGCAGTTTGGCGCCCACGCGGTCCGCTTGATCGTGGAGAAACGCTTTGGCGAGATGGTCTGCTACCACCCGCCGGCGATCAACAGCGTGCCGATTATCGAGGCCGTCAACGAACTTTCTCGCGTCTGTCCCGATGCATCGGCCGTCCAGGCGGCTCGCGCCCTGGGGATCAGCTTTGGCGACAGCCACACCAGCAACAGCCCCTTCGCAGTCCGTCCTGCGGGCGACAAGCCGAAACTGATGAATCTGTAA
- a CDS encoding circularly permuted type 2 ATP-grasp protein has translation MKIQSYNAAASYDEMFDQEGQARSLCQAFVERLESFSEGDLQRRQQAADLNLHTMGITFAVYGHEDGAEKVWPFDLVPRIIDGGEWDSIERGLVQRIRALNMFIDDVYNDQKILGDMPELKELILSANTLRPQCQDFHPPAGAWCHITGVDLVRDRNGEIFVLEDNLRCPSGVSYVLENREVMKRTFSQVFQGMSVAPVDDYPERLLETLLDCAPEHVAEPTAVVLTPGIYNSAYFEHAFLAQQMGVELVQGSDLVVQNGYVHMRTTHGLKRVDVIYRRLNDDFLDPECFRKDSCLGVAGIMEVYRAGRVTLANAPGTGVADDKAVYAYVPQIIKYYLDEDPILSNVPTYLCGDKKQREYVLANLDKLVVKPTNESGGYGILMGPQASKKERDACAEAVRGNPRNYIAQPMLQLSTVPTVIGDQLHPRHVDLRPFVLCGKDIYVLPGGLTRVALREGSMVVNSSQGGGSKDTWVLRKPLNADENGVKEEVLC, from the coding sequence TTGAAGATCCAAAGCTATAATGCCGCGGCCAGCTACGATGAGATGTTCGACCAGGAGGGGCAGGCTCGTTCCCTCTGTCAGGCCTTTGTTGAACGCCTGGAGAGTTTCTCCGAAGGCGACCTGCAAAGGCGCCAGCAGGCCGCGGATTTGAATCTGCACACCATGGGAATCACCTTTGCCGTATACGGCCACGAGGACGGCGCCGAGAAAGTCTGGCCGTTTGATCTGGTGCCGCGCATCATCGATGGGGGCGAATGGGATTCCATTGAGCGGGGTCTGGTCCAGCGGATCCGCGCCCTCAATATGTTTATCGACGATGTCTACAACGATCAGAAAATTCTCGGCGACATGCCGGAACTCAAAGAGCTGATCCTGTCCGCCAATACCCTCCGCCCCCAGTGCCAGGACTTTCATCCGCCCGCCGGAGCCTGGTGCCATATCACGGGCGTCGACTTGGTCCGTGACCGGAACGGCGAAATCTTTGTGCTGGAGGATAACCTCCGCTGTCCTTCGGGCGTGTCGTACGTGCTGGAAAATCGCGAGGTGATGAAACGCACCTTCTCGCAGGTTTTCCAGGGGATGTCGGTCGCTCCCGTCGACGACTATCCGGAACGCCTTTTGGAAACGCTGCTGGACTGCGCCCCGGAGCATGTCGCCGAACCGACCGCGGTGGTGCTGACGCCCGGCATTTATAATTCGGCCTATTTCGAACACGCCTTCCTGGCCCAGCAGATGGGCGTGGAACTGGTGCAGGGCAGCGATCTGGTGGTGCAGAACGGCTACGTTCATATGCGCACGACGCACGGCCTGAAACGGGTCGACGTGATCTACCGCCGCCTGAACGACGATTTCCTGGACCCGGAGTGCTTCCGCAAGGATTCCTGCCTGGGCGTCGCTGGCATCATGGAAGTTTATCGCGCGGGTCGCGTCACCCTGGCCAATGCGCCGGGCACTGGCGTCGCCGACGACAAGGCGGTCTACGCTTACGTGCCGCAGATCATCAAATACTATCTGGACGAAGACCCCATCCTGTCGAACGTGCCAACCTACCTGTGCGGCGACAAAAAGCAGCGAGAGTACGTACTGGCCAACCTGGACAAGCTGGTGGTAAAGCCGACCAACGAGTCCGGCGGCTACGGCATTTTGATGGGCCCCCAGGCCAGCAAGAAAGAACGCGACGCCTGCGCCGAAGCGGTACGCGGCAATCCCCGCAATTACATCGCCCAGCCGATGCTGCAGTTGTCGACGGTGCCGACCGTGATTGGCGACCAGTTGCATCCGCGGCATGTGGACTTGCGGCCGTTTGTGCTGTGCGGCAAAGATATTTACGTGCTGCCGGGCGGATTGACCCGGGTCGCCCTTCGCGAAGGCTCCATGGTGGTGAACTCCTCCCAGGGCGGCGGCAGCAAGGATACATGGGTTTTACGGAAACCGCTGAACGCGGATGAGAACGGCGTCAAGGAGGAGGTTCTATGTTAA